The following is a genomic window from Raphanus sativus cultivar WK10039 unplaced genomic scaffold, ASM80110v3 Scaffold0372, whole genome shotgun sequence.
TCGCAGAGTTGGAGAGGCTTACAATGACATTGTCTTGTCTGCTAGGATGAGCAACCACAGCAACTTTCTCAGACTATTTGGAAGCTGTTTCGAGTTTAGTTTTCCGGTCTTTGTGTTTGAATACGCAGAACATGGAGTCCTTAATCATCGAGGACATATTATGGTTAACGGTCAAGAATCTGTATTGCCTTTGAGTCTAAGGTTGAAGATTGGAAAGGAGATTGCTTATGCAGTGACTTATCTTCACATGGCCTTCCCAAAGATCATTATTCATAGAGATATCAACCCAACCAACATTTTCTTGGACAAAAACTGGACCGCAAAGCTGTCCGACTTGTCCTATGCCATATCTCTCCCTGAGGGAAAATCAAGAATAAAAACTGATTCAGTGATGGGAAGAGTAGGGTACCTAGATCCATTATACTTGGCCACAAATTGTGTGACAGAGTACACAGATGTCTACAGCTTTGGAGTCTTCTTGATGGTTATTCTCACTGGCAGACCAGCTCTCCTCTCCACAAGATCTGATGGGAATCCCCAGTGTATCCTTAGCTATGTGAAAGGTTTATATGAGAACGGGAAGTTGGATGAACTAATTGATCCATTGATGATGGAAGACATGACAAATGGTCAAGTCCTGCAGCTGGAAGCGAGTATTACACTTGCTTTGAGATGCTGCGAGGAGAGAGATGAAGACCGACTGAAAATGATCCAAGTAGCTAAAGAACTCAAGGGGATTGAGAGAATAGAACAATCATTAGGTGCTAATATCTAagttttaatgtgttttcttaataagtataaaaatactaaaatatgtattattttggAAGAGAGAGAGTAATTCGGAACCATCGTTATAGTCTAGACTGTTTTTTGGAGAAATAatcatatctttttttgtttgtgtttgtttatagTTTCTGCATTCAACCCTTTCACTTGAATacaataaatcataaataagGCAAGGTTAGAGGAAACA
Proteins encoded in this region:
- the LOC130502002 gene encoding non-functional pseudokinase ZRK2-like, coding for MEAMVKKLMQSMTSRSSGNMKDKGLNKERRFLKNGSKFLKELIADCNGKSVPIRSFSSSQILQATNNFDSSCLVRREWDHKGYKGTIEGKSYLIKRYFEYRVKDRRVGEAYNDIVLSARMSNHSNFLRLFGSCFEFSFPVFVFEYAEHGVLNHRGHIMVNGQESVLPLSLRLKIGKEIAYAVTYLHMAFPKIIIHRDINPTNIFLDKNWTAKLSDLSYAISLPEGKSRIKTDSVMGRVGYLDPLYLATNCVTEYTDVYSFGVFLMVILTGRPALLSTRSDGNPQCILSYVKGLYENGKLDELIDPLMMEDMTNGQVLQLEASITLALRCCEERDEDRLKMIQVAKELKGIERIEQSLGANI